The Pyxidicoccus trucidator DNA segment GGCGAGGGAGCTGGACCCATGTGTCCGAGCCTGGAACGACGGCACGGCCAGGGCAAGAGCCCCACTGCTCGGTCTCCCATCACGCGGCGGCGCCGCGACGCGTGCCGTGCTCAGGGCATGTGGGCGAGAATCGCCAGGGCCAGGATCCAGTCGAGGCCCAGCTCCACCATCATGTACGTGGAGCCCAAGCGCGAGCCTCCCACGGCGACGCCCAGATGCCCCAGCGGCCCGGAGAAGAGCTTCATCCCCGCCTCCACTCCGACGTTGAACCGTGCGCCCCTGGAGTTCAGCTGAGGTCCCGAGAGCAACCGCGCGTAGGGCGCCGCCCAGTCCGACACGAAGTACTGGTAGCCGACGAACCCGTTCAGGTCCACTCGTGACGAGTATGTGGTCGACACCGTCATGTTCACGCCCACGTTGAGGCGCCGCGCGAGGAACGCCATGGGCTGCACGTTCACGTCCATCGCGACGCCACTGCCACCCCCCATCCCGAAGCGGTACCCCAGGACGAGCTCCACCACGGACTTGTCGATGGAGAGCGCATCGTCACGCAGGCGGGCCGCGCCCGCGTCGTCACCTCGCGCCAGCTGGAGGTCCGCCAGGGCGTACGCGCCCTCCTGCATGTTGTCGTCGTAGGACTTGCGCAGCGGCGGCTCCGC contains these protein-coding regions:
- a CDS encoding tetratricopeptide repeat protein, producing MARRGALLAVRWWVTLLPCVLAACATTSSSGVEAPPDLPSLCDSGDLSACEAWGQQLLGEGRREEAAAAYGRACQRGYTRACLTEGRLRMEHGDLDGAEPPLRKSYDDNMQEGAYALADLQLARGDDAGAARLRDDALSIDKSVVELVLGYRFGMGGGSGVAMDVNVQPMAFLARRLNVGVNMTVSTTYSSRVDLNGFVGYQYFVSDWAAPYARLLSGPQLNSRGARFNVGVEAGMKLFSGPLGHLGVAVGGSRLGSTYMMVELGLDWILALAILAHMP